The sequence below is a genomic window from Bosea sp. F3-2.
TCACCGCTCTGCTGCGACGCCTCAAGGCCGACGATACGCGCGAGCGCCCAGCCTGCATCATTGCCAAGACGCTGAAGGGCAAGGGCGTGACCTATATGGAGACCGAGCCTGGCTGGCATCTCGGCTATCTCGCTCCCGAAGACGCGGAACGTGCCATCGCCGAAATCAAGAGCCGGGAGATCTGAGCATGAACGCCCATCAGTTTGCCACGGGCCCGCAGTCCTCGAATTCCTGGCAGTATCGTGCGCTGAACGTCGCCAACCCCGGCCTGGACTTCTTCTCCGACGGCCTGATCCAGCTCGTTGCGGAGGGCTACCCGTTGATCGCCGGCTCGGCCGATCTGCAATATTCGAACGGCCTCAACAAATTCGCCGCGAAGCATCCCGACCGCTACGTGCAGTTCGGCATCTCCGAGCAGAACATGGTCACGGCAGCCGCCGGGCTGGCGACGACGGGACACATGCCCTTCGTGGCGACCTTCGCCTCCTTCCTCGGCCTGCTCTGCTGCGAGCAGATCCGCATGGACGTCGCCTATTGCGCCCAGCCGGTCCGCCTCGTCGGCCATCACACCGGGATTTCACTCGGCTTCTACGGCACTTCGCACCACGCGACCGAGGATATCGCGACGATGCGTGCCATCGCCGACCTCACCGTGATTTCACCGGCAGACGGCCCGCAGCTCGAAGCCGCGATCAAGGCTTCCGCGACATGGCCAGAGCCGATCTATTTCCGCATTGGCCGTGGCCGCGAGCCCAATGTCTATGAACGCGGAACGCCTTTCACCATCGGCAAGGCGATCGAGCATATCGAGGGGCACGAGCTGACGATCATCGCCTGCGGATTGCCGGTTCATCCCTCCCTCGAAGCCGCGCGCAAGCTCAATGCGGAAGGCCGTTCGGTTGGCGTGATCGACATGGCCACCGTCAAGCCGCTCGACCGCGAGGCCGTTCTGCGCGCCGCCGGCCGCTGCAAGATTCTGATGACGGCCGAGGAGCACAATGTGCTCGGGGGCCTGGGCTCGGCGGTCGCGGAAGTTCTGGCCGACGAGGGCTGCGGCGTCAAACTCCTGCGCCACGGCATTCATGACGAGTACAGCCTGATCGCGCCTCCGACGCATCTTTACGCGCACTACAAGCTCGATGCCGCGGGCCTCGAGGAAATCGCTCGGTCCGCGCTCAGCAAAATATGAGACCGGCCATGCACGGTGCGGGCTCTTCCAGCCCGCGCCGTGCAGCATAGGCCTAAGCAGACCAGTCTCTGCTCTCCGGATGGCCGCCGGCATCAGCCTTGAGCCAGAGGAGCGAGCGCGGCGCCAGCTTGAAAACGGCCTGGCTGCCGACCTCGGACAGTTCCCGGCCGGACTGGAGCGGCGTGTCGACGGCCACTGCGGTCGTCCCGATGCGCGCGCCGTAGCGGATGCTGGCGTCGAGGAACTCGCGATTGGCGATGGTTGCCATCGGAGGTCGCGGCGGCGACGAGGCTGGCGTGCTGAGGGCGGAAGAGCAGGGTGGAGTCGTTGGGGGTGTCCTGTGCCTCGGCGATCGGGATATTCGCGCTGCCGTCGATCTCGAAGCAACGGGCTGGTCCGCTACCAGTGAGCTTTCCCGCCAAGATATTGGCGGTGCTGAGGAAGCCGGCGACATCCTGGTCGTGGGTGACGAGGATCGTCGTCAGCCCGAGG
It includes:
- a CDS encoding transketolase C-terminal domain-containing protein → MNAHQFATGPQSSNSWQYRALNVANPGLDFFSDGLIQLVAEGYPLIAGSADLQYSNGLNKFAAKHPDRYVQFGISEQNMVTAAAGLATTGHMPFVATFASFLGLLCCEQIRMDVAYCAQPVRLVGHHTGISLGFYGTSHHATEDIATMRAIADLTVISPADGPQLEAAIKASATWPEPIYFRIGRGREPNVYERGTPFTIGKAIEHIEGHELTIIACGLPVHPSLEAARKLNAEGRSVGVIDMATVKPLDREAVLRAAGRCKILMTAEEHNVLGGLGSAVAEVLADEGCGVKLLRHGIHDEYSLIAPPTHLYAHYKLDAAGLEEIARSALSKI